The window CAGGATCGCGTGCTCGATGCCACCGATGTACTGGTCCATCTCCATCCAGTATTGCACCCCCTCGGCGACCATGGCCTGGTCGTTCTTCGGATCGCAATAGCGCATGAAGTACCAGGCGCTGTCGACGAAGGTGTCCATGGTGTCGGTCTCGCGCCGCGCCGGCTTGCCGCAGACGGGGCAGAGCACGCCGGCGTGGAAGCCTTCGTGCTTGTGCAGCGGGTTGCCCGAGCCGTCCGGCACGCAGTCGGTGGGCAGCACGACCGGGAGATCCTTCTCGGGCACCGGCACTGCGCCGTGCTCCTCGCAATGGATGATCGGGATCGGCGTTCCCCAGTAGCGCTGCCGGCTCACGCCCCAATCGCGCAGGCGCCAGGTGGTCTGCATCTCGCCCAGGCCCTTCTGGCCCAGCGCATGCGCGACCGCCTTGACCGCTTCGGCATGCGACATGCCGCTGAAGTTGTCGGAATTGATCGTGACGCCGCGCTCCTTGTCGGCGTACCAGTCCTGCCAGCGGTGGTAGTCGAAGTGGGGCTCGTCGTCGACCAGCACGACCTGGATGATCTCGATGCCGTACTTGTTGGCGAAGGCGAAGTCACGCTCGTCATGCGCCGGCACGCCCATCACGGCGCCGTCGCCGTAGCCGATCAGCACGTAGTTGCCGACCCAGACCGGCACCGGTTCGTCGGTGATCGGGTGCCGCACTTGCAGGCCGGTCGGCACGCCCTTCTTCTCTTGCGTGGCAAGCTCGGCCTCGGTCGTGCCGCCGCTCTTGCATTCGTCGATGAACGCAGCCACCTCGGGGTTGGCCCTTGCGGCATGCAGCGCCAGCGGATGCTCCGGCGCGACGGCGCAGAAGGTCACCCCCATGATGGTGTCGGCCCGCGTCGTGAAGACGTACATGCGGCCGCCCTGGATGCGCTCGCCACGCTCGTCCTTGATGTCGTGCGGGAAGGCGAAGCGCACGCCCTCGCTCTTGCCGATCCAGTTTTCCTGCATCAGCTTGACGCGCTCGGGCCAGCCCGGCAGCTTGTGCTGGGTGTGTTCGAGCAGTTCCTCTGCGTAATCGCTGATCTTCAGGTAATAGCCCGGGATCTCGCGCCGTTCGACCGTCGCGCCGGTACGCCAGCCCTTGCCGTCGACCACCTGCTCGTTGGCCAGCACGGTCTGGTCGACCGGGTCCCAGTTGACCACCTGGGTCTTGCGGTAGGCGATGCCCTTCTCGAGCATCTTGAGGAACAGCCACTGGTTCCACTTGTAGTAGCTGGGGTCGCAGGTGGCGATCTCGCGGCTCCAGTCGATCGCCAGGCCCATGGCCTGGAGCTGGCCCTTCATGTAGCCGATGTTCTCGTAGGTCCACTTGGCCGGCGGCACGCCATTCTTGAGCGCCGCGTTCTCGGCCGGGAGGCCGAAGGCGTCCCAGCCCATCGGCATGAGCACGTTGTAGCCGCACATGCGCAGGTAGCGCGTGAGCATGTCGTTGATGGTGTAGTTGCGCACATGGCCCATGTGCAGCTTGCCGCTGGGGTACGGCAGCATCGAGCAGGCGTAGTACTTCTTCTTTTGCGCGTCCTCGGTCACGCGGTAGGCGTCGGCCGCGGTCCAGGCGGCCTGGGCGGCCGACTCGACGTCGCTGGGTTTGTAGCTGGGATTCATTGGGCAGAGAGCAACAACGGCCGGCATCGAACGGCCGGTGTAGGGGGATTATCGCGGCTGGCAATGTCCGACACGCGATGAACGGCGGGAAGCCCCGCCACACGCCCTCTCCGCGGAGGATGTCAGGGCTTGCGGGCCGGCTGGGCCTCGGTCACGAAGCCGATGCGGCTGAGCCCGGCCTTGTTCGCGATGCCCATCAGCTCGACCACGCGGCCATAGGGGACGGCCTGGTCGGCGCGCAGCTGGACCTCGGTGTCGCGGCTGTCGGCGGCCGCCTTCTGCAGACGGGCCGCGAGCTCCTCGGCGGTCACCAGCTGGTCGTTGAGGAACAGCCGACCGGCCGTGTCCACCGAAAGGCTCACGAACTTGGGCGTGTCGCCGGGCTGGCCGGCGTCGGTGCGCGGCAGGTCCAGCTTGATCGAACTCGCCATCAGCGGAGCGGTGATGATGAAGATGACTAGGAGCACCAGCATCACGTCCACCAGCGGCGTGACGTTGATGTCGGACAGCGGCCGCTGCCCGCCGGCGCCGGTCGCACGGCCACCGGTGGTGCTGCTGCCCAAGGAGGTGCGACCGAAGGCCATGGCAGTCTGAGACGGCTATGCAGGCATCGGGCGGGCGGGAGGCAGGACCGCCTCGCGCGCCGGCTCCTCCCCGAGGGCGCCGAGCAGGTCGTGCGCGAAGCCTTCGAGCTCGGCCTCGATGCGGCCGACCACGCGGCCGAACACGTTGTAAGCCAGAACGGCCGGGATGGCCACTGCGAGGCCGAACGCGGTCATGATGAGCGCCTCGCCCACGGGGCCCGCCACTTTGTCGATGGTGAAGCCGCCGCGCTCCCCGGCGATGCCAGTCAGCGCTCCGTAGATGCCCCATACGGTGCCCAGCAGACCGACGAAGGGCGCTGTGGCGCCAACCGTGGCAAGCAGGATCTGTCCGGATTGCAGCCGCCGCAGGGCGGCATGCAGGGCATCGCGCAATACCCGCGTGAGGCGCTGGGCTCGGGCCACCGCGCCGCCGAGCGTGGCGGGATCGGCCTGCGCGCCCACCTGGCGCACTGCGCTCACGGCCGGCAAGACCAGCGCAGCGCGGTCGAAGCCTCGCAGCCGCTCCTCGGCATCGCCCAGAGAGGCGGACTGCCAGAAAGCCGCAATGCTGCGCACCACGTCGCGGCTACCGCCCCGCAGCAGCCAGGCCTTCCAGAGGATCACGACCCAGCTGGCAACCGACATGAGCAGCAGCAGGCCTGCCACCGAGCGGCTGACGCCATCACCGTGGGTGAGCAGCTCCAGGACCGTCATTGCTTGCGCAGGCAGCCTTTTAGCGCAGCCCGAGCACGTCGAACATATCGAACAGCCCGTTCTTGCGGTCGGCCAGAAAGCGCACCGCGCGCAGGCTGCCCTGCGCGTAGGTTGCACGGCTTGCGGACTTGTGGGTGATCTCGATGCGCTCACCGGTCCCCGCGAAGAGCACCGTGTGGTCGCCCACGATGTCGCCGCCGCGGATGGTCGCGAAACCGATGCTGGAGGGGTCACGCTCGCCAGTGACGCCCTCACGCGCATAAACGGCGCAGTCCTTCAGGTCACGGCCCAGCGCGCCGGCGATCACCTCGCCCATCTTGAGCGCAGTGCCGGAGGGCGCATCGACCTTGTGGCGGTGATGTGCCTCGATGATTTCGATGTCGTAGCCGGTGGACAGGGCCTTGGCCGCCATCTCCAGCAACTTGAAAGTGACGTTGACGCCCACGCTCATATTGGGCGCCATCACGATGGCGATGTCTTTGGCAGCGGCTGCGATCTCGGCTTTCTGCGCCTCGCTGAAGCCCGTGGTGCCGATTACGGCCTGCACGCCCAGTTCGCGACACACGCCCAGATGCGCCAGCGTGCCTTCGGGGCGGGTGAAGTCGATGAGCACCTGGGCGTCCTGCAGGCCGGTGCGCAGGTCGGACACGATCGGCACGCCGCTGGTGAAGCCGAGGAAAGCGGCGGCGTCTCCGCCAATCGCCGGGCTGCCCGCGACGTCGAGGGCGCCGGCCAGGCGGCAGTCCTGCGCCTCGCGCACGGCCTCGATCAGCATGTGCCCCATGCGGCCGGAGGCGCCGGCGATCGCGATGCGGCGCAGCGGCGGAGTCATGGTGGAAGAGGAGTCGGTCACGCGGGTAGCTTCAAAAAATGCCGGGCGGTACGGCCGGCGGGGCCAGCGTGCTAGCTAGCGTGCCGCTTCAAGCGGCGGATAGCTGGGCGGCAACGGCGGCAGCGAGGCGGACGAGCTGTCGGCGTCAGCGTCCTTGCCTTTGTCCTTGGAAGGCTCGAACTTCTTGAGCTGGTCTTCGGTGGCCTCCAGCACCGGCACCTTGCCGGCTCGCCCGCGGGCATCGACCGCGGCGACGAATTCCTGCTCGCTGGGCATCGTGTCTCCCTCGAAGCGATCGAGGACGTCGCCGTTGAAGAAAACGGTGAGTCGCCGCTGCTGGGGATCGACACCCTGGCGCCGGATCGTGAAGACATAGTCCCAGCGGTTGGTGTGAAACACGTCGGTCAACAGCGGAGTGCCGAGGATTTCACGTACCTGCTGGCGCGACATGCCCGCCTTGAGCAGATCGACCTGCTCCTTGGAGACGAAATTGCCCTGCACCACTTCGACCTTGTAGGGTGTGATTGCAGAGAGGGCACCGCGCGAGCGCTCGGTGAAGCTGCTGCAGGCCCCCAGGCTCAGCATCGTGGCGACCGCGCCGGCGAGCAGCCAGAGGCGGCTTTCTTGGGAAAACTCAGGCATGGGAAAGGGCCGGGAGGGCAAGCGATATGATCGACCCATTGTAGCGGCTGGCCCTTCGAAGCCTCCGCCGGGACGGGCGCAGGAGTGACCATGGGCAACATCGACGAACTCAAGAATACCGGCCTCAAGGCCACCTTGCCGCGCCTCAAGATTCTCGAGATCTTCCAGAACGGCGGGCAGCGCCACATGACCGCCGAAGACGTGTTCCGGGTCTTGCTCAACGAGCATTCCGACATCGGCCTGGCGACCGTCTACCGCGTGCTCACGCAATTCGAGCAGGCCGGCATTCTCGAGCGCAGCCACTTCGAGAGCGGCAAGGCGGTCTACGAGCTCAACGAGGGCAAGCACCACGACCACCTGATCTGCACCGGCTGCGGCAAGGTCGAGGAGTTCTACGACGCCGAGATCGAGCGGCGCCAGCAAATGATCTCTAAGGACAAGGGCTGGATCCTGCAGGACCACGCCATGTCGCTCTACGGGCTCTGCGCCGACTGCACGAGCAAGCGCTAGGACTGCCGCCAGGGCCGGGGCGAGCCCCTGCCAAGCGCGGCTGCGCTATTCCCTCAGTCGTCGTCCCGCGCGCCTTCCATCGCCTTGTGGTGCCGCGCCACGAAGTCGGCATAGGTGTCGATGCCTCGCAATTGGAGAATGGAGTTGCGCACCGCCGCTTCGACCAGCACCGCGATGTTGCGACCGGCCACAACCTGAATGATCACCTTGCGCACCGGGATGCCCAGCACGTCCTGGGTCAGCGGCGCCGAGGGCATGCGTTCGTAGTCGCGCTCGAAGCTGTCGCGCCGCACCAGGTGCACGATCAGCTTGAGCCGCATCTTCCGGCGCACCGCGGTCTCGCCGAAGATCGCGCGAATGTCCAGCAGGCCGATGCCGCGTACTTCCAGGAGGTTTTGCAGCAGCTCGGGGCAGCGCCCTTCGAGCGTGGTCTGGTTGATGCGATAGAGGTCGACCGCATCGTCGGCCACCAGGCCGTTGCCGCGCGAGATCAGCTCCAGGCCGAGTTCGCTCTTGCCCAGGCCCGACTCGCCGGTGATCATCACGCCAAGACCCAGGATGTCCATGAACACGCCGTGCATCGAAGTGCGTTCGGCAAAGTGCTTGGAGAGGTAGGCGCGCAGCAGGTCGATCACGAAGGCCGACGACTCGCGGGTCGCAAAAAGGGGGAGCTGCGCGCGTTCGCAGATCGACAGCAGTTGGTCCGGCGCTGCCTGGCCATCGGCCAGCACCAGCATGGGCGGCTCCAGCGTCACGATGCGCGCGATGCGCCGCACACAGTCGTCGGGCGAACCGCGCGTGAGATAGGCCACCTCGCGCGCGCCGAGGATCTGCACGCGGTAGGGATGGATGTAGTTGAGGTAGCCGACCAGGTCTGCCGCCGATTGGGCGCGGCTGATGACGCCGGGGTCGAACTGGCGCTCCGAGGCGCCAAGGCCCGCAAGCCACTCCCAGCGCAAGGAGCCGCGGAACTCCTCGAACATCAAGTCGGCGCTGATGACGGTCGGCTTCATGCGCCAGACGCCGGACGACAGATTTGCTTCAAGCGACCTGGGCCGATTGCCATCCTGCGATCAGGGCATGCAGCTGGGCGGCGTCGTTGCTGGACTTGATCTGTTCGCGCAGGCCGGCATCGCTGAGCAGCTCGGCGATCTCGGAGAGTATTTCCAGATGTTTCTGGGTCGCCGCTTCGGGCACCAGAAGAAAGATCAGGAGCACCACCGGCTGCTCGTCCGGGGCATCGAAGCCAATCGGGTTCTGCAACTGGAACACCGCGGCCATCGGAGACTTCAAGCCCTTGATGCGGCCGTGGGGAATGGCCACGCCATGTCCCAGACCGGTGGAGCCCAGCCGCTCGCGGGCGAACAGGCTGTCGGTGATCAGGGCGCGGCCCAGGCCGTGAAGGTTTTCAAACAGCAAGCCCGCTTCTTCGAAAGCTCGTTTCTTGCTTGTGGCGTCGACGCTCACAAGGACTTGAGCGGGCGGCAGGATGGACGCGAGTCGGTTCATGTTGGGGCTGGGCGGGGGCGATTATGCACCCGCCCCGCAAAAAGCAAAGAGCCGCCCGAAGGCGGCCCGCAAGAGTGTTTGCCCGAAGAGACACTACATCACGCGCTTCGGCGCAGCGTGGAAGTGGTCTTTCAGGCACTCTTTGTGGCGCACGACCTGGCGGTCGAGCTTGTCGACCAGCTCGTCGACGGCGGCGTACAGATCAGCGTGGCTCGACTCGGCGAACATGTCACTGCCCTTGACGTGAATATTGCATTCGGCCCGTTGGCGCCTTTCTTTTTCCTTCTGCTTTTCCACCGTGAGGATCACCTTCACATCGACCACCTGGTCGAAGTGACGGGTGATTCGGTCCAGCTTGCTCGTGACGTAGCTGCGAAGCGCGGGGGTGACGTCGAGGTGATGACCGCTGATCGTCAAATTCATGAATGACCTCCTGGAATTGACGGTTGGGAAAATGGCCCTGCCTCATGGAAAGTGAAGCCTGGCCGGCGAAAAAAGAAGTGCGGGAGAGGGAGAGAAGAGAGAAGAGGAAGGGGTCGGTTCACTATGCCCATGCTGTCATCGAATTGCAATCCCTCCTGGCGCAATCCCCCGAGGGCCTTTGTGGTCAAGGCCCGCGTGCTATCAAATGTGTAGTGCTAAAGACCGCACGCCGTGCTCAGCTCCAAGCCGCGCGCAGCCGTTTGCGCAAGTCGATGACCGCGGCCGGCGGCGGGACCGGGGGGGCGCTCGGGGGCGCGGGCGGCCACGTGATCTGCTCGAAACTTCGGGCCTCGGCCGACGAGATGAAGCGCGTGCGCCCCGCATAAAGATGGCGGTCCCCGCGCACGGCCTGCTGGGTCACGTAGAAGCGCTGCGGCACGATCAGGTGCAGGTGGTCGCGCGCACGCGTCATGGCGACGTAGAGCAGGCGTCGCTCCTCCTCCAGTTCCTGGGCACCTTGCGCGACATCGGCCGGAATGCAGCCATCGACCACGTTGAGCACGTGCACCGAACGCCATTCCTGCCCCTTCGCCGAATGGATGGTGGAGAGGATCAGGTAATCCTCGTCGAGCAGCGGGGGGCCGGGCCGGTCGCTGGTGGCCTCGGGCGGATCGAGCGTGAGCTCGGTCAGGAAGCGCTCGCGCGAGGCATAGCCGGAGGCCAGGCGGGCCAGTTGCTCGACGTCGCCGCGGCGCAATCCGGCGTCGTCGTGCAGCCGCTCCAGGTGCGGCAGGTACCAGCGCAGCGCGAGCTCCATGTCGGCCGGCCAGGCGAGTTCGGGGGCACGCAGTTGCCCATAGATGTCTGCGAAGCGCGCCCACTCTTCCTGGGCGGCGGCAGGCGGCCGGAAAGCCTGCACCACGGCTGCCGGGTCTTGTGCCTGTGACATCGCCTCGAGCAGCCGCGCCGAGGTGGCGGGCCCGATTCCCGGGATCAGCTGGGTGACCCGGAAGCCCGCCATGCGCCCGCGCGGGTTCTGCGCAAAGCGCAGCACCGCCAGCAAGTCCTTCACGTGCGCCGCCTCCAGGAACTTGAGACCTCCGTACTTGACGAAAGGGATGTTCCGCCGGGCGAGTTCGAGCTCCAGCGCCGCGCTGTGGCTCGAGGTGCGGAACAACACGGCCTGCGACTTCAGGGCCAACCCGCCTTCGCGGTGCGCCAGCACGCGCTCCGCCACGAAGCGGGCCTGCTGCGCCTCGTCGGGGACCAGCACCAGTTGGGGCCGGCCCATCGAGGGCTTGTCGGTCCACAGCGTCTTGGCATGGCGTTCGGCGGCCGCAGCGATCACGGCATTGGAGACATCGAGGATCGGCTGGGTCGAACGGTAGTTGCGCTCGAGCGTGACGATCCGTGCAGGCTGGGTGAATTGCCCCGGGAAGTCGAGGATGTTGCGCACCGTGGCGCCGCGAAAGGAATAGATCGCCTGCGCGTCGTCGCCCACCACGGTGAGGCCGTGCCCATCTGGTTTGAGGGCGCGCAGGATGGCGGACTGCAGCAGGTTGGTGTCCTGGTATTCGTCGACGAGCACATGGTCGAAGCGCGCGCCAACCTGCGCTGCGAGCGAGGGCTCGGCCACCATCTCGGCCCAGTACAGGAGCAGGTCGTCGTAGTCGAGCACCTGCTGCGCCTGCTTGGCCTCGACATAGGCGCCGAACAGGCGCTTGAGCTCGGACTCCCATTCGGCGCACCACGGGAAGGCCTGGGCCAGCACCTCGGCGAGCGGCGCGCCGCCGTTGATGGTGCGCGAGTAGATCGCCAGGCAGGTGCCCTTGCGCGGAAAGCGGCGCTCCATGGCCGCCAAGCCGATGTCGTTGCGCACCAGACCCATCAGGTCCTCGGCGTCGCCGCGGTCGTGGATCGTGAAGCTGGCGTCGAGCCCGATCTGGGCCGCATATTCGCGCAGCAGCCGGGCGCCGATGCCGTGAAAGGTGCCGGACCAGGGCAGGGCTGGCGGCGCCTCCGAGCGCAACCCGAGCACTTTCGCCAGCACCAGGCCGGCGCGCCGCTCCATCTCTTGCGCGGCGCGGCGCGAGAAGGTCAGCAGCAGGATGCGCTGCGGATCGGCACCACGCGCGATCAGGTGGGCCACCCGGTGTGCCAGGGTGCTGGTCTTGCCCGAGCCGGCGCCGGCGATCACGAGCAGCGGCCGCATGTCGGGTGCCGCTTGGCCGGCTCCGTGCTCGACGGCGGCGCGCTGTGCCTCGTTGAGTTCGGCGAGCACCGCGGCAAGGCGCTCCTCCTGGCGCAGGGGGATTGGGATCGCGACGCTGGACATCGAGCGCGACTTTACTGGATATCCATCCAGATCCCATCAGGAAAATGCAAGAGGCCGGTGACATAATCGCGCCTCGCTGCAACCGGAGACTTCGAATGGACACCGTTCCGCCTCGGCAGCTTTCAACTCCCCTGTGACGTGTCGTTGGCCGGGGACTTGAAAGCGCCCCATGCCCCTTGCCAACGTCACAACACCCTCCGGGAGTGAGCCATGCTCAACATCTTCACGCTCGCCAACGGCCGTCTCGTCCAGGAAGAAATCGAAGCGCTCGAGGAACTGTCGAAGTTCCAGCCCATCTGGGTCGACCTCGAATCGCCCACGCTGGAAGAGAAGCGCTGGATCAAGCAGTACTACGGCCTGTCCATCCCCGAGGATGCGATGGACGAGGACATCGAGGAGTCGGCGCGCTTCTACGAAGAAGACAACGGCGAGCTGCACGTGCGCAGCGACTTCCTGATCGACGACGACGAAAACCCGCGCTCGGTGCGCGTGGCCTTCATCCTCAACCAGCACAACGCCGAGCTGCGCAGCCGCGGCGTGCTGTTCTCGATCCATGACGAGGATGTGCCGGTCTTCCGCCTGCTGCGCATGCGCGCCCGCCGCGCGCCCGGACTGATCGAGGACGCCAAGGAGGTGCTGCTCAAGCTCTTCGACGCCGATGCGGAGTACTCGGCGGATTCGCTGGAGAACATCTACGACGAGCTGGAAGTCGCCGGCAAGAAGGTGCTCGAAG is drawn from Variovorax sp. PBS-H4 and contains these coding sequences:
- the leuS gene encoding leucine--tRNA ligase, with the protein product MNPSYKPSDVESAAQAAWTAADAYRVTEDAQKKKYYACSMLPYPSGKLHMGHVRNYTINDMLTRYLRMCGYNVLMPMGWDAFGLPAENAALKNGVPPAKWTYENIGYMKGQLQAMGLAIDWSREIATCDPSYYKWNQWLFLKMLEKGIAYRKTQVVNWDPVDQTVLANEQVVDGKGWRTGATVERREIPGYYLKISDYAEELLEHTQHKLPGWPERVKLMQENWIGKSEGVRFAFPHDIKDERGERIQGGRMYVFTTRADTIMGVTFCAVAPEHPLALHAARANPEVAAFIDECKSGGTTEAELATQEKKGVPTGLQVRHPITDEPVPVWVGNYVLIGYGDGAVMGVPAHDERDFAFANKYGIEIIQVVLVDDEPHFDYHRWQDWYADKERGVTINSDNFSGMSHAEAVKAVAHALGQKGLGEMQTTWRLRDWGVSRQRYWGTPIPIIHCEEHGAVPVPEKDLPVVLPTDCVPDGSGNPLHKHEGFHAGVLCPVCGKPARRETDTMDTFVDSAWYFMRYCDPKNDQAMVAEGVQYWMEMDQYIGGIEHAILHLLYARFWTKVMRDLGLVKVDEPFKKLLTQGMVLNHIFYRRSEKGGKEYFPPSEVTQVLDAQGRITGGTLADGTKVEYGGVGKMGKSERNGVDPQDLIEKYGADTARLYTMFTAPPEATLEWNDAAVEGSFRFLRRVWNYGVALGTAQAAVPEGEELDLASVDPRSAFGGQAKALRREVHTVLRQIDYDYQRMQYNTVVSGAMKLLNALEGFKSDGSPGDSAAAREGFGILLRCLYPATPHVTHALWHELGYDKLYGTLLDAPWPEVDTIALEQDEIELMLQVNGKLRGSLRVPANASKPEIEKIALASEAFAKHAEGAVAKRVIVVPGRLVNVVV
- a CDS encoding ExbD/TolR family protein, with amino-acid sequence MAFGRTSLGSSTTGGRATGAGGQRPLSDINVTPLVDVMLVLLVIFIITAPLMASSIKLDLPRTDAGQPGDTPKFVSLSVDTAGRLFLNDQLVTAEELAARLQKAAADSRDTEVQLRADQAVPYGRVVELMGIANKAGLSRIGFVTEAQPARKP
- a CDS encoding MotA/TolQ/ExbB proton channel family protein produces the protein MTVLELLTHGDGVSRSVAGLLLLMSVASWVVILWKAWLLRGGSRDVVRSIAAFWQSASLGDAEERLRGFDRAALVLPAVSAVRQVGAQADPATLGGAVARAQRLTRVLRDALHAALRRLQSGQILLATVGATAPFVGLLGTVWGIYGALTGIAGERGGFTIDKVAGPVGEALIMTAFGLAVAIPAVLAYNVFGRVVGRIEAELEGFAHDLLGALGEEPAREAVLPPARPMPA
- the dapB gene encoding 4-hydroxy-tetrahydrodipicolinate reductase; amino-acid sequence: MTPPLRRIAIAGASGRMGHMLIEAVREAQDCRLAGALDVAGSPAIGGDAAAFLGFTSGVPIVSDLRTGLQDAQVLIDFTRPEGTLAHLGVCRELGVQAVIGTTGFSEAQKAEIAAAAKDIAIVMAPNMSVGVNVTFKLLEMAAKALSTGYDIEIIEAHHRHKVDAPSGTALKMGEVIAGALGRDLKDCAVYAREGVTGERDPSSIGFATIRGGDIVGDHTVLFAGTGERIEITHKSASRATYAQGSLRAVRFLADRKNGLFDMFDVLGLR
- a CDS encoding outer membrane protein assembly factor BamE, which translates into the protein MPEFSQESRLWLLAGAVATMLSLGACSSFTERSRGALSAITPYKVEVVQGNFVSKEQVDLLKAGMSRQQVREILGTPLLTDVFHTNRWDYVFTIRRQGVDPQQRRLTVFFNGDVLDRFEGDTMPSEQEFVAAVDARGRAGKVPVLEATEDQLKKFEPSKDKGKDADADSSSASLPPLPPSYPPLEAAR
- the fur gene encoding ferric iron uptake transcriptional regulator yields the protein MGNIDELKNTGLKATLPRLKILEIFQNGGQRHMTAEDVFRVLLNEHSDIGLATVYRVLTQFEQAGILERSHFESGKAVYELNEGKHHDHLICTGCGKVEEFYDAEIERRQQMISKDKGWILQDHAMSLYGLCADCTSKR
- the hprK gene encoding HPr(Ser) kinase/phosphatase; protein product: MKPTVISADLMFEEFRGSLRWEWLAGLGASERQFDPGVISRAQSAADLVGYLNYIHPYRVQILGAREVAYLTRGSPDDCVRRIARIVTLEPPMLVLADGQAAPDQLLSICERAQLPLFATRESSAFVIDLLRAYLSKHFAERTSMHGVFMDILGLGVMITGESGLGKSELGLELISRGNGLVADDAVDLYRINQTTLEGRCPELLQNLLEVRGIGLLDIRAIFGETAVRRKMRLKLIVHLVRRDSFERDYERMPSAPLTQDVLGIPVRKVIIQVVAGRNIAVLVEAAVRNSILQLRGIDTYADFVARHHKAMEGARDDD
- a CDS encoding PTS sugar transporter subunit IIA, whose translation is MNRLASILPPAQVLVSVDATSKKRAFEEAGLLFENLHGLGRALITDSLFARERLGSTGLGHGVAIPHGRIKGLKSPMAAVFQLQNPIGFDAPDEQPVVLLIFLLVPEAATQKHLEILSEIAELLSDAGLREQIKSSNDAAQLHALIAGWQSAQVA
- the hpf gene encoding ribosome hibernation-promoting factor, HPF/YfiA family, with the translated sequence MNLTISGHHLDVTPALRSYVTSKLDRITRHFDQVVDVKVILTVEKQKEKERRQRAECNIHVKGSDMFAESSHADLYAAVDELVDKLDRQVVRHKECLKDHFHAAPKRVM
- a CDS encoding ATP-dependent helicase, with product MSSVAIPIPLRQEERLAAVLAELNEAQRAAVEHGAGQAAPDMRPLLVIAGAGSGKTSTLAHRVAHLIARGADPQRILLLTFSRRAAQEMERRAGLVLAKVLGLRSEAPPALPWSGTFHGIGARLLREYAAQIGLDASFTIHDRGDAEDLMGLVRNDIGLAAMERRFPRKGTCLAIYSRTINGGAPLAEVLAQAFPWCAEWESELKRLFGAYVEAKQAQQVLDYDDLLLYWAEMVAEPSLAAQVGARFDHVLVDEYQDTNLLQSAILRALKPDGHGLTVVGDDAQAIYSFRGATVRNILDFPGQFTQPARIVTLERNYRSTQPILDVSNAVIAAAAERHAKTLWTDKPSMGRPQLVLVPDEAQQARFVAERVLAHREGGLALKSQAVLFRTSSHSAALELELARRNIPFVKYGGLKFLEAAHVKDLLAVLRFAQNPRGRMAGFRVTQLIPGIGPATSARLLEAMSQAQDPAAVVQAFRPPAAAQEEWARFADIYGQLRAPELAWPADMELALRWYLPHLERLHDDAGLRRGDVEQLARLASGYASRERFLTELTLDPPEATSDRPGPPLLDEDYLILSTIHSAKGQEWRSVHVLNVVDGCIPADVAQGAQELEEERRLLYVAMTRARDHLHLIVPQRFYVTQQAVRGDRHLYAGRTRFISSAEARSFEQITWPPAPPSAPPVPPPAAVIDLRKRLRAAWS
- the corA gene encoding magnesium/cobalt transporter CorA; protein product: MLNIFTLANGRLVQEEIEALEELSKFQPIWVDLESPTLEEKRWIKQYYGLSIPEDAMDEDIEESARFYEEDNGELHVRSDFLIDDDENPRSVRVAFILNQHNAELRSRGVLFSIHDEDVPVFRLLRMRARRAPGLIEDAKEVLLKLFDADAEYSADSLENIYDELEVAGKKVLEGNVSDELAGEVLAAIARQEDLNGRIRRNVMDTRRAVSFMMRSRMLNADQFEEARQILRDIESLDNHTAFLFDKINFLMDATVGFININQNKTIKIFSVASVALLPPTLIASIYGMNMQFPELQILGSAGYPYVLALMAASALVPMWYFRRRGWLK